Sequence from the Rutidosis leptorrhynchoides isolate AG116_Rl617_1_P2 chromosome 3, CSIRO_AGI_Rlap_v1, whole genome shotgun sequence genome:
tactcagattaatgtaatgtcgTGACTTATAGTATGTTTgttaataagtcttccgctgtgttttaaaaaaaaaaaaaaataatggctGGTGttacatcttaaaacactacatgtatatacattttaacggagtcgttaagtcatcgttagtcgttacatgtaagtgttgtttcgaaacctttaagttaacgaccttgttaaatgtaattaatcccattgttattatatctaatgggatgttaaattgttatattatcatgataacatagtgtgttaatatatcttaatacgatatataaatattaagacgttattacaacgataatcgttacgtatatatgtatataatcttgaagtctttaagttagtaatctcattttatgtatataaccaattgttaatatatgtaatgatatacttaaatatcattttatcaaataataagtatatatatatatccatatatacatcattatataattatttcgagttatgacgttcgtgaatcgtcagacagactgggtgttcaaacatttgtataaaattcatttcaaataaccaaatcttaatgagtttgattgcttaacatgttgaaaacattaattatataaatattaatcttctatatataatcggaaaaatccgggtcgttacatgatggcacttgttctaacaaacgttcAAGCAACACTTCCGACACAACAGAGTATGGATATGGAATCGACATCCGATGGGAGACGAATCATTAATCTCCATCAAATCCAATCGATCTGTAAGTTTTCTAATGTGTTGTATCTCTCTCAATATTTGTGGGTTGGGTCAAACGGGTAAAATAAATTGGCTCAGTAAAATATGTAACAAAGAAAATCCTGTAATTCTCGGGCTACAAGAAACAAAATGTGGCCAATCTTCAGATTCTCTAATTGAATCATTTTGGTACAATACAAACTTTAGATTTATCCAAAAAGATGCAATCGGGGCCTCGGGGGGCTTACTTTTAATTTGGGATTCTTCAACCTTTTTATTTGAAAATGCAACCGAGGGCGAATTCTTCATTAAGTGGGCCGGTTACGATTCCGATATTGTCATTATAAACGTATATGGTCCACATTCAACTCCGAAAAAACTGAGATTTTGGTCTGAACTTTCAAAATTAATCGACTCCTTAGATGTTCCCCACATTATTTTTGGCGATTTTAATGAAGTTAGATCCAATTCCGAATGCCTCAACTGCGTATTTAAACAACCTTGGGTCGATAATTATAACAAATTCATAAACAACGCGAATCTAGTTGAACTCCCCTTAGGTGGAAAAAAAATTCACACGCATATGTTTCAACAAATTAAAATTCAGTAAACTAGACCGCTTCCTCATTTCCGAAAGCATCCTCAATTTGTGGCCATATATATCTTCCAAGACTCTCGATCGAGACCTTTCCGATTATTGCCCAATCGTACTTAAAAACCCCTTCACAATTTCGGGCCTAAACCTACACGTGTCTTCAATACATGGCTTAAATTAAAAAACGCCGATGAAATCATAAAAAACACATGGCTCCTACCCGTAAATGGAAATCGTCCTGACTGCATATTCCGTTAAACTAAAAAACGTCAAACTTGAATTAAAAAAATGTAGCTTAAAACTAGATAATCTCGACTCCGAAATAAAAACACACTTTGACGCCTCAAATGAATGGGAAAAGATTGCGGAATCTAGACCATTAACCGAAACCGAAAGAAAGAAATGGGTAAATGATGAAATTCAACAtatcgaaaaagaaaaaaagaaatccAATATGCTCAAACAAAAAGCCCGCATCAAATGGAATCTTGAAGGTGATGAAAATTCAAAATACTTCCATAATTATACTAAAAGACGCGCAAATAAAAATAATATCCGTGGAATTTCTTTAAACAGAACATGGTCCGAAGATCCTAACACAATCAAAAACGAGGCACTTAACTACTTTAATACACTCTTTAAATCCAAAAAACGTAATGGTAGTTGCCCCTTCGAAAATGAACCAAACCGTGAATATATAAACATTTCGGATAATCTCATCCTCGAAGCCCGATTTTCTGAAAATGAAGTGTGGGAAGCACTTCATGACTGTGATAGCTCAAAAGCTTCCTGTCCTGACGGCTTTAACACGAAATTCTTCAAAAAATATTGGTGGTTGATAAAAGAGGATCTAATTAAAGCCCTAGATTGGTTCTGGATTAATTCCGAAATATCAAAGGGTTGCAATGCCTCTTTCTTCACCCTAATACCTAAAAAATCGAATCCAATTGCTTTTAACGAATACCGTCCAATCTGTTTAATCGGAAGCTATTATAAAATACTTACTAAAATCCTATCCAATCGACTCTCAAAAGTAATCCACAAAATAATAGGAATCGAAATGTAGGTTAATGAATCATCTGTCTCGATACCATGTTCATTTGACAATATAGTTTCAAAATGTAGGTTAATGAATCTTCTGTCTCGACTAGTATTTGGTATTAAATTGGTTACTTAATTTGGTATTAAGTTGGTTACTTAATGTCACATGGCTAGCACAACACTGAGACTAACGACGAGGTTTAACAGAAGTTAAGTCAGGGATATTTTGGGACATAAATAGGCTTTTAAGGATGTTTTATGTAATTTTCTGAATACACGGATGATTTGGGCAAAAACACACAAACACATGGACGATTTTGGCAATTTTATCTTTATTTAGTTACATAAACACACAAACACATGAACGATTTTGGCAATTTTATCTTTATTTAGTTACATACTCCAAATGTGTTGCTACCAAAGTTAATATTCAAGACTACTTGTGAATATATTATAAAGCCAACTAATAGAGCATCTTGAGTTAAAAAATAAAGAGTACAACATTTTAAGTTTCAAGCTTTGTATTATATAtccattttaattttaattttaatcattatttaggTGTTTTTGTTTCAGCCTGATGATGAAATCTCATATgcagtaattattatcattatcatttatcatatcatcttttaaatgataataatcataaaatcTAGTGTATTCCTTTTAGAACATGAAAAATTCAATTGTATTTGCAATATTGAACAAGGTGGACTGAAATTTCAATGAAAACATGGCTTACTTTAATTTTGTTattaattattgattattattgttTTGATAAAAAATGAAGATATATTAAGATACGATAAATGGCTTTATTTACAATTTACAACATATAGCCAAGAACGAAAATTGGATGGTTTATATTTATAAGGTGACTTTAATAAACATGGCAGATTTGAATATTAAATGTTTTGATTGTAATTATTATAGTAATCTTAACATTGCCCTAAGTGTGTTGTTTATCAAAACCCTTGTATGAAAGTTATGTAATCGTAGCATTTATCTTGACACAAACGCAACGATCACTTCAGAAAGCCAATTCGAGAATGTAAGCCTATATCCATATTGATAGATGAGTCAACAATGTAGCATTCTTAAACTAAGGACAATAGAAAAGAAGATAAAATCTTTCAATTTGGAATGTATCTATGCAACAATGACTCACTTTTCATGTATCAGATGACAACATTAAGAATCAAATACATGCATGAAACACTCACTTATCAATGTTTTTTGGTTGGGCAGTAAGCTTTGTACGAAACTATTATGAAAATGTGTACCGATCTCGAAACCAAAATATTACCCCTTGGAGATTAATAAGGATATGAAAGTAACGAGCGTGTGCAAACTAATTACCAAAATGCACTCACTCGAATCAAGATCTTCCAAATCCAGTAGCGGCCTTCCATCTTTTTCGGGTTTCTACACTTTCAGGCCTCTGAAGTCCTGTCCTATCCTCATATTTCTGTTCCAACGCCTGTTTAAGGCCTTAAAATGATCAATCGACACCACTAAAAAAGACAACATCATGCTGAATTTCAATGAGAAACAGAAAGAGAGGGTGGTGGCGTCCAACCCGACCCACTCTGACTCATATTAGAGAATTATTACCCATTTGGACTCGTTACCCAACCCACCCGTTTTGACACCTCTAAACTATATATTGTATTTGTATCATACATTAAAAAAACATAATATATTATCTAAATGGATGTTATCATGTTAGGAATTTGGATTTACAATAGCCATAATAACTCACCTGTAGTTCTGTACGGATACTATCGACAACTTCTGCAGTCATTCTGTCAAAGAAGAGAATCCCCTGTAAATTTATTCAAGTGTGTTATAGGTATTTTCAGAAACTAAATATGTATGCATATTATTTTATTCATAAATAAATTGAAAAAGTCAAAAGTAAATATACTTGTTGGTGTGCAACATGGATAGTGATTAACTTACCTCCAAATGATCAAACTCGTGTTGGAAAACACGTGCAGGAAGGTGCGTCAAGCTAACTGAAAACTTTTCTCCAGTGATGTCTTGTGCATCAACTTTAACAGCTTCTGGCCTCTGCAAATCGAATTCGAAGGCATCAAAAATCTCTCTGGAGAAGATATGAAGTTACTACAACTGATTGGTGGAACTAACTATATACTtgacacttataataataattagtttgtgAACAAAGTTCAACCTTCTCTTCTGATTATCGCTCCTTAAGGCACCAAAGTATGCAATAAGAACTATGATAAAATTAACTAACATATTTAAAAATAAATAGGCTATTACCACAACATCAGCGTTGATTCCTGGGAAGGATAGGCAACCTTCAGTAAATGGAGCCAACTTTTTAGAATATCTGGTGACTTTTGGATTTATTAAAACAAGTTCCTCTCCTTCACCTCGTTCACCAACTGGATTAAACACCATAAGTTTAACATTAATTCCAACTTGCGGTGCTGAGAGTCCGATGCCATCAGTCCTGTGGACAAGGAAGGCAACAAGAATTGTTCACACATGTTCTTTGATTCAAACTCACTCACCCCATTAATTAAGACTTCATATTAACAAAATGGACTGGCCTTTTAGTAAGGGTGTAAATGAGTCAAGATACGTGAGTTCGTCTCGCTAAAAGCTCAATTCGAGCTTGAGATAAACAAGCTCGAGCCAAGGACAAGCTTAACTTAAAACCACTACTTGCAATAGCATAATCACTTGCAATTTGCAAATGACGAGTGCAAATCAGAGTATACAACATTCTCAAACTCCAATCGCTAGAAGATCAATACTTACAACTAAATTAAGACCTAAAAAACATTTACTTTTTGGCACCAACAAACACACAACAATCACATACATAAACTACAACAGTTAAACTAAACCACGCTGCATACAAACGAAAGAAGAACGCTTACTTGTACATTAAATCAAACATTTCGTCTACTAATCTCTTCAAATTCTCATCAAATGTATCTACACGTTTGTTTTTCGCCCTGAGTATAGGATCGGGATACAACACAATTTTCAAAGGAGCTTCAAATTGCAAATCAGCCGCTGAAATAACAACAATAGTTTCATAAGAGTTCAAATATACGGATAAACATACATATACACACATTCTGATAATAACAACATGAAGTATTGTTTCGTACAGTTACTTTCAAAATAAAACGATATTAAACTACCAGTTTAATTCTATCTAAAAATTATAACCTAATTTTGAATAAACTTACGTGAAGCTGATACGTCGTCGTTTTTCTGAATGAAACCTCGTTTGGATTGTGCTTGAACGATTGTGGCTGGTGGTGTATGTTGGTAATTTGAAGAGAAAAACTGACGGCTGTCGGACAAAGTGACTAGCCGGAAATTTGTGAAATCGTGCCGGTGGCTAGTAGTGGGAAGAATAGTATGTGAGAGTGCTGATGAGTGTAGCCAATTGGTACAGGCCATTGGATATCACTACTTTGGTTTTCGAATTTATCCAGAAATATAAGTGACGAAAGGTAGCTAAATTGAGGACTATTGTGTAGTACAGGCCCTTCTAGTTTCATTTAGTTACATAATGACCCCTCTCCTTACTTTGGATTTACAAGTACTCCCCTCCCATGTCccctttttaactttttttttttattactttgtAGTGAATTTGTTAAAATTCATCGTTGATGATGTTTGGTTTACTCTCTTGCACTTCAGGTGTTTTTTGTTTTGCTTGCACGTGTTTTACGAACTGTGATTGTTTCGACTATTTTTGCCTGTGTCTTACGAACTGTGAATGGTTTGACTATAAGTTATGTATTTACTTTGTTAATTGAGTAGGTGCAAATGAAGAGAGGTTATCACTAAAGTGGTACAAGGAGAACATGTTTAGTTTTATTGATCAGCAAATAAAGAATCATTTTTTGTTATCAAGTTCTTTGTAATATGGTTGATTTGTATATAAAATTTCTCATTCTTGAGATTATACATATTATCATTGTATGGTTAACAACGAGTACCTTTACACCAATTACCATATTCACCTATCATCGCCGGCTTAACCACAAAAAAATATCATTAAAAAGTTGTTTTTTCCCTATCATTTTGTTGCTCATATATTGTGTTACTAGCTTATTCAGGAATTGAATTGATTCTTAGTACTCGAATGAGGTTATAGGGGAAAGCATTAGCTACAGAGCTCTTATCATTACAACAGGTGATTGGGTACTGAAACTGGTTCTCATTCTCAGACATCACCTTTTTTGTTTCATTTCAATGGGAGAATAAACATGCATTTGGTGCATTTTTATAACCTCAAATAAAACTAATtagaaaataaagtatataaagcaGTGGAGCTTGAAAAAGGGCTCCGTTTTAATAAAGAACTTTTAGAAAGAAagaactgttataattcagtaggcttataactacctttagtggtttgattcttgatgttataattcagtaggcttataactacctttagtgatttgattcttgatttagaatactaataatgaagtgtaagaacaaagatgataatggagagaaagaaagaaacactttgtaagtgtgagaaatggtgcaagtttaatgcttgcattcatggctatttatagcaaaaatatcacaagtttaggtaatacaataatattacttttgtgtatcaataattgactatccatttatatatatatatatatatttatatattataacactcccccttggatagcaattttgtttgttgaagatcaactgtaagttactgcctcgttaaaaaccttgctaaagaaaacccagtgggaaaaactttagctaagggaaaaagagtgcagcatggagttgactccccctcaagtagacatcgcttcggttgttacatcttttgaacatgtctcatgccaatgttatgaacgtgtgttctgaaaatagcagttggaagtgctttcgtgaaaagatcagcagagtttttactggattgaacatatctcatttcaatctcgttgtccttaatgagattttgagtgtatgagaagaatctaggaggtatgtgtttggttcggtcacttttgatatacccttctttcatctgtgctatgcaagctgcattatcttcatagataattgttggacttttatcgcgttctagtccacaagaatcagtaatgatttgtgtcattgatctcaaccaaaaacattcccgagtagcttcatgtaatgcaatcacttcggcatgatttgatgatgtagcaacaagtgtttttttttgagaatgccatgatattgcagtacctccatttaggaatacatatccagtttgagatttagctttatgtggatcagataaataacctgcatcagcataaccaaccaaatcttgttttgattcgttagaataaaataatcctaaatcagtagttcctcgaaggtatcgaaatatgtgtttgatcccattccagtgtcttttggtaggagcagagctgaaccttgccaacaaattaactgcaaaagaaatgtcaggtcttgtacaatttgtaagatacataagagctccaattgcactaagatatggtacttctggtccaagaatatcttcatgatcttcacatggacgaaatggatcagtttcaacattgagtgatctaacaaccataggagtacttaatggttttgccttgtccatattgaaacgtttcaaaatcttttcagtatatgttgtttgatgtacaagtaaaccattaggcatatgctcaatttgtaaaccaaggcaatacttggtttttccgagatctttcatttcaaattctttctttagaagttgaatggcttcatggatctctttatttgtacctatgatgttaagatcatcaacataaacagctatgattacatatccggatgttgttttcttaatgaaaacacaagggcaagtaaggttatttgtataccctttgcttatcaagtaatcacttaatcggttataccacatacgtcccgattgttttaacccatataaagatctttgtaatttaatcgaatacatttctttgggttttgcatttgatgcttctggtaccttaaatccttcaggtaccttcatatatatatcactatcaagtgatccatatagataagcagtcacaacatccatgagatgcatttctaaatttttagaaactgccaggctgattaagtatctaaaagtaattgcatccataacaggggaataagtttcttcataatcaattcccggtctttgagaaaaaccttgagctacaagtctagctttataccttgtaacttcatttttctcatttctttttcggacaaaaatccatctgtatcctacaggtttcacatctttaggagtgagaatgatggatccgaaaacttttcttttattgagtgattctaattcagctcgtattgcttctttccattgagcccaatcatgtctattttgacattcaaccatagatgttggttctggatcatcatcattattcatgatgtcatatgcaacattaaatgaaaatttctcatcaagatttttcatttcatttcggttccataatatttttgaatatgcataattgattgcaatttctgtattgacatcatcaatctcctctgcagtaggagtactgatttgtggttcttcttgaacactttcttttacttcattatcagctgattttctttttcgaggatttttatcctttgaaccaattggtcttccacgtttctgacgtggcaaagattcatgagtgacgttattgccagcttttggaatttcaattcgagctggagtatttactgctggtatatatgattttgtcaccgtttttgtatctgtaaatgcatcaggcaattgatttgcaagttcttgtatatgcattatcttttgaacttctgtcttgcattcttttgtgcgaggatcaagatactttaattgaggttcacaccatgaaacatcattttctttatttttcatttctccccctaatctagggaacaatgtttcattaaaatgacaatcagcaaatcgtgctgtaaaaacgtcacctgtcataggttcaatataccttaatattgaagatgtttcatatccaacatatattcccaacctcctttgaggacccatttttgtacgttgtggtgtcgcaattggaacatacactgcacaaccaaatgttctaagatgggaaatatttggctcttgaccaaaagcaagttgtaggggggaatatttatgacttgcacttggtctgatgcgaatcaatgcagcagcatgtaaaattgcatgaccccatatggatacagggagttttgttctcattatcaatggtctagcgattaactgtaaacgtttaatcaatgactcggctaaaccattttgtgtatgcacatgagcaacagaatgttcaacaacaattcctatagacatgcaatagtcattaaatgcttgagatgtaaattcactagcattatcaagtctcacccttttaatggtgtaatcaggaaaatgagctctcaatttaataatttgggcaagaaattttgcaaatgccacattacggcttgataacagacaaacatgagaccatctgctagatgcgtctattagaaccatgaaatatctaaatggtccacatggtggatgaattggtccacatatatcaccttgaattctttcaagaaacattggtgattctttctcaaccttaagtggtgagggtctagttatcaattttccaagagagcaagatgtacatggaaccattgtatcatgatggatttttctatcctttagtggatgtccatgagtacattcaataatccttttcatcattgttgatcctggatggcctaatctgttatgccataaactgaatacaccaggatcaatatatttttcgttaactaccatatgtatttctggtacatttatatgtgtataatgtaatccagaactaagtcttggcagtttttcaaccacatgactcttgtcagtgatacttaaatatttctcattttctgttgtcactgactgataatcatacccgttaaggtatatgtcggagaaactcaataaatttctgcttgacttgggagaaaataaggcatcatttattaaaaattttgtaccatttggtagtatgaaatttgcctttcctatcccttttatcaagttagcaggtcctgatattgtatgtatagttccttccgttggttttagatcaataaaatatttctcggatttaagtatagtgtgtgtagttccactgtctgctatacagagatttccaccacttgattgatgttgtattccagcaaaattcatattgaacttcatatataagaaataaatagtgagtacattaatattacacaatattttaaacgcaaatagatagtactgaaacatttagcaaacataatgacaaagacagacgatattaaatcgtttatttttcgaaagacacacaacttaaacattcaagaaatcttcatataaatcagatggtttctcagtgactgttggatcgacgttatccacaaagtttacttccttttctttatctttcagcgaatcctgatacatcttaacaagatgtttagatgttcggcaagtattagcccagtggcccattctaccacatctgtagcaagattcttcagaatttttaga
This genomic interval carries:
- the LOC139896294 gene encoding peptide deformylase 1B, chloroplastic/mitochondrial encodes the protein MACTNWLHSSALSHTILPTTSHRHDFTNFRLVTLSDSRQFFSSNYQHTPPATIVQAQSKRGFIQKNDDVSASPADLQFEAPLKIVLYPDPILRAKNKRVDTFDENLKRLVDEMFDLMYKTDGIGLSAPQVGINVKLMVFNPVGERGEGEELVLINPKVTRYSKKLAPFTEGCLSFPGINADVVRPEAVKVDAQDITGEKFSVSLTHLPARVFQHEFDHLEGILFFDRMTAEVVDSIRTELQALEQKYEDRTGLQRPESVETRKRWKAATGFGRS